From Solanum stenotomum isolate F172 chromosome 2, ASM1918654v1, whole genome shotgun sequence:
AGTATTCGATTCGCCAAAATTCATAAGCATAATGGAGGCATTAATCGATAGGAAACTCGAAAAATCGAAAATGTGGAACCAAGTTCACATTGTATCGAGTCTATCGAAGGATCTCGGCCTTCCAGGTTTCAGAGTTGGGATGATTTATTCGAACAACGAAACTCTCATAGCTGCTGCTACAAAAATGTCGAGTTTTGGGCTAATTTCATCGCAAACTCAGTATCTGTTGTCTAAAATTCTCGGAGATAGGAAATTTATAAAACGTTAcgttaaagaaaataagaagcaATTGATACATAGGAGGGAAATGCTCGCTTCAGGTCTCGCAAATTCGGGGATTGAATGTTTGGAAAGTAACGCTGGATTGTTCTGTTTTGTGGATATGAAGGATTTGCTAAAATCGAACACGTTTGAAGCAGAAATGGAATTATGGAAGAAAATAATTAGTAATGTTGGTTTAAATGTATCTCCTGGTTCCTCTTGTCACTGCAGCGAACCGGGTTGGTTCAGAGTTTGTTTCGCGAATATGTCAAAAGAAACACTAGACCTCGCGATGCAGAGGATTAATAATTTTGTTAATTCTGATAGAGATATCCGTCAGAATCTTCGTCAGCAGCCGTCACGATCTGTGAGGGCTGCTGGCTCAAGGAGGAGAAGGACAATTGCGAATTGGGTTGTTAAATTATCATCAGGTGATGGAAGAACAGATCGTTGAAAGGGAAATTGAAGATATATTAATTCTATTATTGTTGTGTTTGATGTAATTTGAAAGTTGTAGTATAGCTAGGGagcatatatgtatttattagtattatattattGTGTAGAGTTATGTGATGTTTCAGATATGGTCAGCCTACATGGTAGCTTTCATGTTTTATGtccattttcaaatattataacaCGTTGCTTCATATCGCAATCACTAGGAAATATGGGACAAAGAAATTAAACAAATCAGAGGGAGTTGTTGAGATTGTGACActaattgaataaatttatttgcaTCAGGATTTGGACTACAAGTCTAGTTAAAATGTTTTGCtttgatttttgacttttatCATAAAGTTGTCTATTTGGTGTAAGTACTGAATACATGAATAAAATGTTGTTAAACATAAGAGTTTGGTCCACAAGTAAGCAACTAAGCAAGTATAAGGTTGTAAGTTAGATGTCAAATTTAATTCTTACTCCATTCATTCACTCTTTTAGAGTCAAGTTATATgaattttgatcaatattttatgatatatattaaaattcagaaaataaatataaaaaagagtCGAACATGAAATCTAACCCTTTTGCGAATGCCGAAATTGGTTTTGTGTTCCGTTCATGCAGATATAGCATCGAGATAGAGTCCATAAAGGGAAAGGCGAACTGCGTAAAGAGAAAGGGCGAAAGGGGCCCTCTCTAGGagttagaattaaaaaataaagaagacggTCACTCTACTACTAAATACTACATTTAGACTTCTTCTATCGGTCCCTTTAGGCATGATGATGTGGTCTCTTTAGCTGCAAGGATGGTAGCCCGGGGGAAGCTAGTCTATCAGAAGGCAATTCTTGAGCAAGTGAGATTAAATACGGGTTGAAATCAAATATGTCCAATTCTTGAAACTTTGGTATTCTAAAATTTAAGCTGCAAATAGTCCAAACATCAGGTGaaactatatattttaaaatcaatgaaaaaatagaaagaacatAAAAGCTTAAAGAACAATGAACTTCATCTGTGGCACATTAGTGATCACATTCAATTAATTTActactcatttatttatttacgtAATTATCCACACTTAAAGTTAAGTAAGCTTATAATGTAATTAGGTAAAAAGGTACTAATGTTATCATAGAGAAAATAGAAGTATACATTTCTTGCACGTAGTCTCACTTTTTGGTAATAATAGAATTGGAAAGCAATAATAATTGGTTAGTTAAATCAACATGTTCTttcatttttgatgaatttggagaATTCATCATGAATATTGAAATGCATCAATAAGGAATGATCATCTTAGTGTCCAAAAAAGGAGGAGCAGGGTGGGTTAACAAAAGAATATTctgaatataattaaataataaaaatgtatttttttaacgatttaaatttttagatgaaatgATCGTACACTTTAACATGACATCAGAGTAGACAAAGAGTATGAAATAGAATTTCATCGTCACCCatatcaaaaagatttttcacaTGCTTGactcatgaaaaaaaatcaagccCATACATGAGAGAGCATGTTATGTACTTTCTCTAACATCTTAAGCTTTTAGCCACtcatatcaaaaagaatttccacatgcttgttcatgaaaaaaaatcaagctCATACGTGTGAAAGCGTGTTGTATGCTCTTTATAAcaatttaaacttttagatgatATGATCACACTTCTACAAGTACATAGGTAGATTTTTCATAAGTTAATTTCAATGGTCACTTAACTACAAGtttctataataaaaaatacttaacTATATCCGTATCAACTTAAAAGTTAagtatcttttttttcattacaTAAAATTACTCTCTTTGTCTGCCTTCACTTATTTATGTTTGACTTGATACTCATATCCTCAAGAAACAATAAATCCAAAAATTAGggaatgaataatatttaatactaataaagataaaatagaaacaaaataatatattatttcttaattcttCAAACTAAATAAGTAAAGTttcacaactatttttagtatacgaaacaagtaaaattaaatgaatGGAGTATTACTTAACTATATCCATATCCATATCCATATATCTCAGATTATGCATTAGGTACAACACGGTGATGCAGCGGTTCAATATGCATGAAAActgatacaaaaaaaaaccgGGATATTGACAGTTAAGAGCGGTTCCATTCCGTTTACACTTTCCTCATTTCTCTAAATCCACGTGGCAAATTATTTATTGGGCCCACAGAATCTCACTTCTTTATAATCCACGCACACACGCACACTAGCAATCGACGCGCCTTTCTTCTCTCTCGCACTGTTTTTCCTTGTTATCGAAAAATTAGAGCCTATTCTCTCGTCTCCCAAATCCTAacgcaaaataaaaaaaacggAAGAACAATTTTTCTAGGGTTTCTTCTGGTTTGAAGCAATCACTATTTTTGTTGCTTTAAACATTCAtcgattttttcatttttttaaaatttgcgTTCGGATTCGTTATTTCATCATTCTGAAATAGGAAGCGGTTTCAATTTCAGGTGATTGTTctctttttactatttttttttggtaatttttcctGTTTTTTCTTATTGTTCGTCGGATTTCGTTCTGGAATTGTCTTCTTCGGTAACGTTTTGATTTActtttattaattagtgagtTTTGAGAAGTAACGGAGCAATGTGTATGGTATTTTTGCTGTTTCATGATAGTTTATTGCCTCTGACTTGATCTCCAAGGAAATAGATGTAAAATTTTGCAATTTCAGAAACTGAATAGTGTGAAGAACATGGATGTGAGCGTTACATTAACTGtaaattgtttattttgtttttacttgattttggttttgcatGTTATGTATGCTCGGAATAGCGAATTGTCACTGGATTATATTGACTTGATTATACACTTTAGTATGCTAAGTTGCGTAGTGTGGATCAGAGATATTTGAAATGAGCATGCTTGTAAGGCTGAAGTTTTCCTATgttatatttgttttgtttatttgattgtTCTTTTTTGTATGTCTAATTGTAGAATTTCTCAGCTGTTTATAACCAGATAAGTAGTTGTTTATAATGTGCAAACCATAAATTCTTCACTGTGCTTTTACTTTGCAGTTTCTTAACCTTAATGCACCAAACTTGCTGCTGCATCTTAGATCTTCTCATGCTTCTGCATCAAGCAAGATCGTTTCAATATTTAAACGAAGGCAGAGGCATTGACATGTCTTAATTATTGAGGTTTCTGAAATATTTGGGGACGGAGATGAAGCTAGCTGCTCTGTTGACTTCTGCTGGTATCAATACTGCAGTGAGCGTAGTGCTGTTCTCCTTGTATTCGGTTTTAAGGAAACAACCAAGCTTTGTCAATGTTTACTTTGGAGCAAAGATTGCTCAGGTAAGATCAAGACAACAGGATGCCTTTCGGTTTGATCGATTTGTTCCTTCTCCAAGTTGGATCCTAAAGGCATGGGAGACATCTGATGAAGAAATATGCGCTACTGGTGGCTTGGATGCAGTGGTATTCGTGCGGATGATTGTTTTCAGGTGAAATTGGAATGCCCAGCACTTTGTTAGTTGttagattttctagtgtttaaGAAAAAGTCAATTAACTCCTGATAATctgatataattttaatgagtTAATCTAAAGTATTTCTATCAAATTTGTTTCCGTTTcgagtattttcatcatttgCTGGGAAAAATTCAGCAAGCATATAATTTAAAGTAAAGGAGCTCGCATACTTTTGCATGGCCGATTAGTATATATTGCATAAATCCATATTTTTGTATTGTCTAGTTTGAAGTTGTTTACCTATTGCCAAAATAGTAGTCATGGCTTATTGCCTTACTGTCATTGCCCTGTCATTATTCCCTTAAAAGGATGCATGATTGAATTACATTGGTGAAactttttgttgaatatttagCTGTATGGTTTGTCTTGTAAGGATGTACAGAAGCTGTGAGATGAGAAGGTAGTACAATAAGTTTGGCCAATATTGGGGTTTTGGGGAGCATAGTAAAAGaagatttaacaaaaaaaagggGAATCTGTCCTCTGATAATTTATGATGGTTTAACGAACTGCAAtggtgatatatatatatatatgtatgttc
This genomic window contains:
- the LOC125855503 gene encoding 1-aminocyclopropane-1-carboxylate synthase 3-like, whose protein sequence is MLKMLSKMAMCKSHGQDSSYFIGWQEYEKNPYDPLQNPSGIIQMGLAENQLSFDLLESWLTRNQDVIQFRENGGSMFRDLALFQDYHGLQAFKNVLVSFMAEIRRKKVKFDPKNLVLTAGSTSANEILIFCLAEPGEALLIPTPYYPGFDRDLKWRTGAEIVPIHCYSSNNFRITESALEEAYEQAQKRNLTVKGVFITNPSNPLGTTMSRNELNILITFAMTKNIHIVSDEIYAGTVFDSPKFISIMEALIDRKLEKSKMWNQVHIVSSLSKDLGLPGFRVGMIYSNNETLIAAATKMSSFGLISSQTQYLLSKILGDRKFIKRYVKENKKQLIHRREMLASGLANSGIECLESNAGLFCFVDMKDLLKSNTFEAEMELWKKIISNVGLNVSPGSSCHCSEPGWFRVCFANMSKETLDLAMQRINNFVNSDRDIRQNLRQQPSRSVRAAGSRRRRTIANWVVKLSSGDGRTDR